In Ruminococcaceae bacterium BL-6, a genomic segment contains:
- a CDS encoding ABC transporter permease: MNIVNLLGAVHGALAQGILWGIMTLGVYITFRVLNFADLSVDGSFATGGAISAVLTESGTDPFLTLLAALAGGMACGFLTGFLNTKMKIPGILAGILTMTALYSINLRIMKSRANIPLLGVDTVDIRVENLLPGVSKYNCQIILGGVIAAAVVALIYWFFGTETGCAIRATGNNPHMVRSLGVNTDTTTILALVISNGLVALSGALVAQTQGFGDVSMGIGTIVIGLASVIIGEVLLGRRVNFIARLIAMLGGSVVYRVIIAVVLFLGLKSQDMKLLSSIVVAIALFFPTAKKRAGRYFSRRPALVPDSAVEDAIDDSDKDPDEAAAGKE; encoded by the coding sequence ATGAACATCGTCAATTTACTGGGCGCCGTCCACGGGGCGCTGGCACAGGGCATCCTTTGGGGCATCATGACGCTCGGCGTATACATCACGTTCCGGGTGCTGAATTTTGCCGATCTTTCCGTAGACGGCTCTTTCGCCACCGGGGGCGCCATTTCCGCCGTGCTGACCGAATCGGGGACCGACCCGTTCCTGACGCTGCTCGCCGCGCTGGCGGGCGGCATGGCCTGCGGCTTTCTGACAGGCTTTCTGAACACGAAAATGAAGATTCCCGGAATCCTTGCGGGGATTCTCACGATGACGGCCCTTTATTCCATCAACCTGCGCATTATGAAAAGCAGGGCGAACATCCCGCTTCTGGGCGTGGATACCGTCGACATCCGGGTGGAAAATCTGCTGCCGGGCGTTTCCAAATACAACTGCCAGATCATTCTGGGCGGCGTCATCGCCGCCGCGGTCGTCGCGCTGATCTACTGGTTCTTCGGGACGGAAACGGGCTGCGCCATCCGCGCGACGGGCAACAACCCCCACATGGTGCGCTCGCTCGGCGTCAACACCGACACCACGACGATTCTGGCGCTGGTCATCTCGAACGGCCTCGTGGCCCTTTCGGGGGCGCTGGTCGCGCAGACGCAGGGCTTCGGCGACGTCAGCATGGGGATCGGCACCATCGTCATCGGCCTTGCCTCCGTCATCATCGGCGAAGTCCTGCTGGGCCGCCGGGTCAACTTCATCGCGAGGCTGATCGCCATGCTGGGCGGCTCCGTCGTGTACCGGGTCATCATCGCCGTTGTGCTGTTCCTCGGCCTGAAATCGCAGGACATGAAGCTGCTCTCCTCCATTGTGGTGGCGATCGCCCTGTTCTTCCCCACTGCAAAGAAAAGAGCCGGGCGGTATTTCTCCCGCCGGCCCGCGCTTGTGCCGGACAGCGCCGTGGAGGACGCGATCGACGATTCGGATAAGGACCCCGATGAAGCGGCGGCCGGAAAGGAATAG
- a CDS encoding 2-dehydro-3-deoxyphosphogluconate aldolase — protein MKTVTFGEIMLRLAPEGYYRFIQAENFGATYGGGEANVAVSLANFGVDSAFVTKLPQNDIGQAAVNSLRRYGVDTSKITRGGDRIGIYFLEKGASQRPSKVIYDRAGSAIATAVSSDFNWDEIFEGADWFHFTGITPAISDSAAALCLEACKAAKRHHVTVSCDLNYRKNLWSREKAGRVMGGLMEYVDVCISNEEDASDVFGIKAANTDITGGKISNEGYREVAKKLADTFHFDKVAITLRGSISATDNNWAAMLYDGKDYYLSRNYLIHIVDRVGGGDSFGGGLIYALLNGYDGQKAIDFAVAASCLKHSIEGDFNHVSVDEVAKLAGGDASGRVQR, from the coding sequence ATGAAAACAGTGACCTTTGGCGAGATCATGCTCCGGCTTGCCCCGGAGGGATACTATCGCTTCATACAGGCGGAAAACTTCGGCGCGACCTACGGCGGGGGCGAAGCCAACGTGGCGGTGTCGCTCGCGAATTTCGGCGTGGATTCCGCGTTCGTGACGAAGCTGCCCCAAAACGACATCGGCCAGGCAGCCGTCAATTCGCTGAGAAGATACGGCGTGGATACTTCCAAAATCACGCGCGGCGGCGACAGGATCGGCATTTATTTTCTGGAGAAGGGCGCGAGCCAGCGGCCTTCCAAAGTCATTTACGACAGGGCGGGCTCCGCGATCGCAACGGCGGTTTCCTCCGATTTCAACTGGGATGAGATTTTCGAGGGCGCGGACTGGTTCCACTTCACCGGGATCACCCCGGCCATCAGCGACAGCGCCGCGGCGCTTTGCCTGGAAGCCTGTAAGGCGGCGAAAAGACACCATGTCACCGTGAGCTGCGACCTGAACTACCGCAAGAACCTGTGGAGCAGGGAAAAGGCGGGCAGGGTCATGGGCGGACTGATGGAATATGTCGACGTGTGCATTTCCAACGAAGAGGACGCCAGCGACGTGTTCGGCATCAAGGCCGCCAATACGGACATCACCGGCGGCAAAATCAGCAACGAGGGGTACAGGGAAGTCGCGAAGAAGCTGGCGGACACGTTCCATTTCGACAAGGTTGCCATCACGCTGCGCGGCTCCATTTCCGCAACCGACAACAACTGGGCGGCCATGCTGTACGATGGAAAGGATTATTACCTCAGCCGGAACTATCTGATCCACATCGTGGACCGCGTCGGCGGCGGCGACAGCTTCGGCGGCGGGCTGATCTATGCCCTTCTGAACGGGTACGACGGGCAGAAGGCGATTGATTTCGCGGTCGCGGCGAGCTGCCTGAAGCATTCGATCGAAGGCGATTTCAACCACGTTTCCGTGGACGAGGTGGCAAAGCTGGCCGGGGGCGACGCTTCCGGCAGGGTGCAGCGGTAA
- a CDS encoding Sugar kinase — protein sequence MEQRKSFDALTFGEIMLRLSPEINERIVGGDVFKKCAGGSELNVSSGISLLGLRTGIISKLPRNEIGTFIKNRIRFCGVSDDYLVYDDGGDARLGIYYYENGAHPRKPCVVYDRKNSSFNSIRLGEIPEEAYTSTRLFHTSGISLALSPRSREVTDEILRRFRKGGAKISFDVNYRANLWGEDEARESVEKVLPYVDILFVSAETSRRMFRKKGSLHDIMKSYCSDYGVKIVATTDRRIISPKIHTFGSVLYSAEEDAFYEEPPYTNIEVVDRIGSGDAYVAGVLFGLLKYGENKKALEFGNATAAVKNTIPGDLPASDFREVERLIREHQNTGFQSEMDR from the coding sequence ATGGAACAACGGAAATCATTCGACGCGCTGACGTTCGGGGAGATCATGCTGCGTCTTTCCCCTGAGATCAATGAACGGATCGTCGGAGGAGACGTTTTCAAAAAATGCGCGGGCGGCTCGGAGCTCAACGTGTCCTCCGGCATTTCCCTTCTGGGGCTGAGAACGGGGATCATTTCGAAGCTGCCCCGGAACGAGATCGGCACCTTCATCAAGAACAGGATCCGCTTCTGCGGGGTCAGCGACGACTACCTGGTCTATGACGACGGCGGCGACGCGAGGCTGGGAATCTATTATTATGAAAACGGCGCGCACCCGAGAAAGCCCTGCGTCGTTTACGACCGGAAAAATTCCTCGTTCAACAGCATCCGGCTCGGGGAGATCCCGGAAGAGGCCTATACCAGCACGCGGCTGTTTCACACCAGCGGCATTTCCCTGGCGCTCAGCCCCCGCAGCCGCGAGGTGACGGACGAGATTCTCCGGCGCTTCCGGAAGGGCGGTGCAAAGATCTCGTTCGACGTCAACTACCGGGCGAACCTGTGGGGCGAGGACGAGGCGCGCGAGAGCGTTGAGAAGGTCCTCCCGTATGTGGATATCCTGTTCGTTTCCGCGGAAACCTCCCGGCGCATGTTCCGAAAAAAGGGCAGCCTGCACGACATCATGAAAAGCTACTGCAGCGACTACGGCGTCAAGATCGTCGCGACGACGGACCGCAGGATCATCAGCCCGAAAATCCACACGTTCGGCTCTGTCCTGTACAGCGCCGAAGAGGATGCCTTTTATGAGGAACCGCCCTATACCAATATCGAGGTCGTCGATCGCATCGGCAGCGGAGACGCCTATGTGGCGGGCGTGCTGTTCGGCCTTCTGAAATACGGGGAAAACAAGAAGGCCCTGGAATTCGGGAACGCGACCGCCGCCGTGAAAAACACGATTCCGGGTGACCTTCCCGCCTCTGATTTCCGCGAGGTCGAGCGGCTGATCCGCGAGCATCAGAACACGGGCTTCCAGAGCGAGATGGACCGCTGA
- a CDS encoding ABC transporter ATP-binding protein: MLTLTNVCRTFNKGTVNEKQALTDISLHLNQGDFVTIIGGNGAGKSTLLNLIAGAFPCDGGSIVLDGVEISQLPEYRRAKYLGRVFQDPMRGTAGDMGIEENLAMAYRRGKRRTLRWGITKEERALYREKLKMLDLGLEDRLTSKVGLLSGGQRQALTLLMATLQKPKLLLLDEHTAALDPKTAATVLKLTRELIGRDGLTTMMVTHNMRDALEYGNRIIMMNEGRILFDFQGEEKKNLTVEDLLQKFQSTQGKDMISDRMLLS, from the coding sequence ATGCTGACGTTAACAAATGTATGCAGGACCTTCAACAAGGGGACCGTCAATGAGAAGCAGGCTCTGACCGACATCAGCCTTCATCTGAACCAGGGGGATTTCGTCACGATCATCGGCGGGAACGGCGCGGGAAAAAGCACCCTGCTGAACCTGATCGCCGGCGCGTTCCCCTGCGACGGCGGCTCCATCGTTCTGGACGGCGTGGAGATCTCCCAGCTTCCGGAATACCGGCGGGCGAAATATCTGGGCCGCGTCTTTCAGGACCCGATGCGCGGGACGGCCGGCGACATGGGGATCGAGGAAAACCTCGCCATGGCCTACCGCCGCGGAAAAAGGCGCACGCTGCGCTGGGGCATCACGAAAGAAGAGCGCGCCCTGTACCGCGAAAAGCTGAAGATGCTGGACCTCGGCCTGGAAGACCGGCTGACCAGCAAAGTCGGCCTTCTTTCCGGCGGCCAGCGCCAGGCCCTCACCCTTTTGATGGCGACCCTGCAAAAGCCCAAGCTTCTGCTGCTGGACGAGCACACGGCGGCGCTCGACCCCAAAACGGCCGCGACCGTTCTGAAGCTGACGCGGGAGCTGATCGGGCGCGACGGCCTTACGACAATGATGGTCACGCACAACATGCGCGATGCGCTGGAATACGGCAACCGGATCATCATGATGAACGAAGGGCGGATCCTGTTCGACTTTCAGGGAGAGGAAAAGAAGAACCTCACCGTGGAGGACCTTCTCCAGAAGTTCCAGTCGACGCAGGGAAAGGATATGATCAGCGACCGCATGCTGCTTTCCTGA
- a CDS encoding Sugar ABC transporter substrate-binding protein: MMKKTGRILAAAVAAAMAVSLSACGGQAAASGAAANSNPASAGSSGKVFTIGVAQLVTHPAMDAALKGFQDGLAQAGFKEGENVTYDIQNAQGEQSNCVTIANTFANKKPDLILAIATPAAQAVAKVITDTPVMITAVTDPEESKLVKSNKAPGGNISGTSDKTPVKDQIALIKEIIPNLKTVGIMYCSSETNSQIQAKWAQDACKELGLSSRDFTVSNSNEIQQVAQSMVGKVEAVYIPTDNMLASGMKNVVAVTNDAKLPIITGESGMVKNGGLCTVGINYEKLGFQTGAMAAKVLKGEAKPADLPIEYQEDYDISYNSETAKKLNITLPAKITAGTDMAAQK; the protein is encoded by the coding sequence ATGATGAAAAAGACAGGCAGAATTCTTGCCGCGGCCGTCGCCGCGGCAATGGCGGTTTCCCTGAGCGCCTGCGGCGGCCAGGCCGCTGCAAGCGGCGCTGCGGCAAACAGCAATCCGGCTTCCGCCGGAAGCTCCGGCAAGGTCTTTACGATCGGCGTCGCCCAGCTCGTGACCCACCCCGCGATGGATGCCGCGCTGAAGGGCTTTCAGGACGGCCTTGCGCAGGCCGGGTTCAAAGAGGGTGAAAACGTCACTTACGACATTCAGAACGCCCAGGGCGAACAGTCCAACTGCGTCACCATCGCCAACACCTTTGCCAACAAAAAGCCCGACCTGATCCTGGCGATCGCGACGCCCGCCGCGCAGGCCGTCGCCAAGGTCATCACCGATACGCCGGTGATGATCACCGCGGTGACGGACCCGGAGGAATCCAAGCTGGTCAAGAGCAACAAGGCCCCCGGAGGGAACATTTCCGGCACCAGCGACAAAACCCCGGTCAAGGATCAGATCGCGCTGATCAAGGAGATCATTCCGAACCTCAAGACGGTCGGGATCATGTACTGCTCCAGCGAGACCAACAGCCAGATCCAGGCGAAATGGGCGCAGGATGCCTGCAAGGAGCTCGGCCTGAGCAGCAGGGACTTCACGGTTTCCAACTCCAACGAGATCCAGCAGGTGGCTCAGTCCATGGTCGGCAAGGTGGAGGCTGTCTACATCCCGACCGACAACATGCTCGCCTCCGGCATGAAAAACGTTGTGGCCGTGACGAACGACGCGAAGCTGCCGATCATCACCGGAGAAAGCGGGATGGTAAAGAACGGGGGCCTGTGCACCGTCGGGATCAACTATGAAAAGCTCGGCTTCCAGACGGGCGCCATGGCCGCCAAGGTGCTGAAGGGCGAAGCCAAGCCGGCCGACCTTCCGATCGAATATCAGGAGGACTACGATATCTCGTACAACAGTGAAACCGCAAAGAAGCTGAACATCACGCTCCCCGCCAAAATCACGGCGGGCACCGATATGGCGGCGCAGAAATAA
- a CDS encoding 2-dehydro-3-deoxyphosphogluconate aldolase, translated as MNEVLEKIGAIGIVPVVKLDDAKDAVPLAKALCEGGLPCAEITFRTAAAEEAIRAIRRACPDMLLGAGTVLTTDQVDRAVAAGAAFIVSPGLNPKVVRHCVDKGIPVTPGTSCPSDVEQAIELGLDVVKFFPAEAAGGVAMIKAMAAPYVGMKFLPTGGVNAKNLNDYLSYDRILACGGSWMVKSDLINAGEFGRIRDMTREAVQTMLGFELAHVGINASDEKEAEAIADSFGRIFGLAKKAGSSSVFAGSAVEAMKKPYLGTHGHIAIRTNYLFRAVSYLEANGCALDRGTAKFDANGKMTAIYLKDEIGGFAVHLVQKK; from the coding sequence ATGAACGAGGTACTGGAAAAAATCGGCGCGATCGGAATCGTTCCCGTCGTCAAGCTGGATGACGCGAAGGATGCCGTTCCGCTGGCCAAGGCCCTGTGCGAAGGCGGCCTGCCCTGTGCGGAGATCACGTTCCGCACCGCGGCCGCGGAGGAAGCCATCCGGGCGATCCGCAGGGCTTGCCCCGACATGCTTCTCGGGGCCGGAACCGTTCTGACGACGGACCAGGTGGACCGCGCGGTCGCGGCGGGGGCGGCTTTTATCGTCAGCCCCGGGCTGAATCCCAAGGTGGTCAGGCACTGCGTGGACAAGGGAATCCCGGTGACGCCGGGCACATCCTGCCCGAGCGACGTGGAGCAGGCCATCGAGCTGGGGCTGGACGTCGTGAAATTCTTCCCGGCCGAAGCGGCTGGCGGGGTCGCGATGATCAAGGCGATGGCAGCGCCGTATGTCGGCATGAAGTTCCTGCCGACCGGCGGGGTCAACGCGAAGAACCTCAACGATTATCTTTCCTACGACAGGATCCTCGCGTGCGGCGGAAGCTGGATGGTCAAGAGCGACCTGATCAACGCCGGGGAGTTCGGCAGGATCCGCGACATGACGCGCGAGGCGGTCCAGACGATGCTGGGCTTCGAGCTCGCCCACGTCGGCATCAACGCTTCGGATGAAAAGGAAGCCGAAGCCATCGCGGATTCGTTCGGCCGCATTTTCGGTCTCGCCAAAAAGGCCGGCAGCAGCTCCGTGTTCGCCGGCTCCGCCGTGGAGGCGATGAAAAAGCCGTATCTCGGCACGCACGGCCACATCGCGATCCGCACCAACTACCTGTTCCGCGCGGTCAGCTATCTGGAGGCGAACGGATGTGCTCTGGACCGCGGCACCGCGAAGTTCGACGCGAACGGAAAAATGACGGCGATCTATTTAAAGGATGAGATCGGCGGCTTCGCCGTGCACCTTGTCCAGAAAAAATAA